In Cryptomeria japonica chromosome 10, Sugi_1.0, whole genome shotgun sequence, a genomic segment contains:
- the LOC131076113 gene encoding uncharacterized protein LOC131076113, with product MVVHILSQPCSSSFCERIWSVFEHMHSKKRNRLTQEWMNDLVFVHHNLQLKIKKTQGTIEEDEPIDLDEIDPESELIAVDDDTLLELEDFDLMGEAGLDCEWIE from the exons ATGGTGGTGcacattttgagccaaccatgtagtTCATCATTTTGTGAGCGTATTTGGAGTGTTTTTGAACACATGCATTCCAAGAAACGCAACCGCCTAACACAAGAATGGATGAATGACTTGGTATTTGTTCACCACAACCTCCAGTTGAAGATAAAGAAAACTCAAG GAACTATTGAAGAAGACGAGCCGATTGACCTTGATGAGATAGATCCAGAGTCTGAGTTGATTGCTGTTGATGATGATACTCTGCTTGAGCTTGAAGATTTTGATCTCATGGGGGAAGCCGGCTTGGATTGTGAATGGATTGAATGA